A single window of candidate division WOR-3 bacterium DNA harbors:
- a CDS encoding (Fe-S)-binding protein translates to MAKLLVPDSEIRDLIIEYGGSEALKCYQCGMCMALCPWYQLEKVDFLVYRLPQAVKLGAVLNTEDKDEVAAEVTELYRCVGCEACLARCPRGVDIPAVLRAIRRILVENQSVPQALGATIHHCYSTGNPLGGAPEERFAWAKGLDVPTFEKGVDFAWFSCCTADYDPRCQAVSRALVRVLRHAKVSFGVLGTGQMCCGEALRKAGAEEVFTHLAGANTALVDRPEVRRLLFTSPHCFNGFRRDYPDLARNRELVHETQLFDRLITEGRIRPKKELTAKVTYHDPCTLGRQCGIYEEPRRVLSSIPGVELVEIPDFNREQSVCCGGGGGGLWLDWPKGERLSDIRVRQAARTGAKVLAVACPYCLQMFEDSVKTMELDLRVADVAELLADSLED, encoded by the coding sequence ATGGCCAAGCTACTTGTTCCTGATTCTGAAATCCGCGACCTAATTATCGAATACGGCGGCAGCGAGGCGCTCAAGTGTTACCAGTGTGGAATGTGCATGGCACTCTGCCCGTGGTATCAGCTTGAGAAAGTAGACTTCCTTGTGTACCGACTACCTCAAGCGGTCAAGCTTGGAGCAGTGCTGAATACCGAAGACAAGGATGAGGTTGCAGCCGAAGTAACAGAGTTGTACCGGTGCGTTGGTTGCGAAGCATGCCTTGCCCGGTGTCCGCGGGGGGTGGACATCCCGGCGGTGCTGCGTGCGATCCGACGTATCCTGGTTGAGAACCAGTCGGTACCTCAAGCGCTTGGCGCAACGATACACCACTGCTACAGCACTGGCAATCCATTGGGTGGCGCACCCGAGGAACGATTTGCCTGGGCCAAGGGACTGGACGTGCCGACCTTTGAAAAAGGCGTGGATTTTGCATGGTTCAGCTGCTGTACCGCGGACTATGACCCGCGGTGCCAGGCGGTCAGCCGGGCCTTGGTCAGGGTCCTTAGACACGCCAAAGTCTCATTTGGGGTCCTGGGCACGGGCCAGATGTGCTGCGGAGAGGCGTTGCGCAAGGCTGGAGCCGAGGAAGTGTTTACTCACCTGGCCGGGGCCAACACCGCGCTTGTTGATCGGCCAGAGGTCAGAAGACTCCTGTTCACATCGCCCCATTGTTTCAACGGATTTCGTCGGGACTACCCAGACCTGGCCAGAAACCGGGAGCTGGTTCACGAGACCCAGTTGTTCGACCGTCTTATCACGGAAGGGCGCATCAGACCAAAGAAGGAATTGACAGCAAAGGTTACCTACCATGACCCCTGCACACTGGGGCGACAGTGCGGCATTTATGAAGAGCCACGGCGGGTGCTTTCGAGCATTCCGGGCGTCGAGTTAGTGGAAATCCCGGACTTCAACCGGGAACAGAGCGTGTGCTGTGGCGGCGGAGGAGGAGGGTTGTGGCTTGACTGGCCTAAGGGAGAGCGTTTGTCTGACATCAGGGTGAGGCAAGCGGCCAGGACAGGGGCCAAGGTACTTGCGGTTGCCTGTCCATACTGTCTGCAGATGTTCGAGGACTCGGTCAAGACTATGGAGCTTGACCTGCGGGTTGCAGACGTTGCCGAGCTTCTGGCCGATTCGCTCGAAGACTAG